A genomic window from Nicotiana sylvestris chromosome 11, ASM39365v2, whole genome shotgun sequence includes:
- the LOC138880751 gene encoding uncharacterized protein, which yields MATGAAEMMLQCVFDRSLSMLDMDKERRPYHKNCSCALHKQKGEQPSSCVHTRSISLPKMPKQKDMTLSIAASQFSFPSSSCNNSSIRSSQHTTPGLASS from the coding sequence atGGCAACAGGAGCAGCTGAAATGATGCTTCAGTGTGTCTTTGATAGAAGCTTGTCGATGTTAGACATGGATAAGGAAAGACGGCCTTACCATAAAAACTGCAGTTGTGCATTGCACAAACAAAAGGGAGAACAACCAAGCAGTTGTGTCCATACTAGGAGTATATCATTACCGAAAATGCCAAAACAGAAAGATATGACTTTGTCAATAGCAGCTTCCCAATTCTCTTTTCCATCTTCTTCTTGCAATAATTCATCAATCAGGAGTTCACAGCATACAACTCCAGGTTTAGCAAGTAGTTGA